A portion of the Juglans microcarpa x Juglans regia isolate MS1-56 chromosome 1D, Jm3101_v1.0, whole genome shotgun sequence genome contains these proteins:
- the LOC121238761 gene encoding probable LRR receptor-like serine/threonine-protein kinase At3g47570, with amino-acid sequence MVLIGNLFPLMLLSFLFLQYSCMFQLIQPFNNFTDQSALIAFKSHISSSPNETLLAANWSAPNSVCNLIGVSCSRRRQRVTALDLSYMGLHGTISPHIGNLSFLVSLHLSDNSFFGFIPHEISRLHRLRILILSFNQLEGSIPPSIHNCRKLRKVSFDSNRLIGAIPSSFGNLSMLKFLNLQRNSLTGPFPPVIFNISSLNIFAVTANHISGALPNDLCGRCPNLRILHLSSNKFGGQLHSQFDNCRELERLGLSYNKFDGSISKALIGSLQKLELLALGGNNFTGIIPHTISNLSMMHTFGIEDNHIQGSIPTDLWNLQKLIVLVLGSNNFKGEVPQKIFNLSSLQRISFEHNSLSGYLPSPDHMGQSCPNLEEIIFSRNKLSGHIPSYLSNCSKLIKVDFAGNLFSGPIPKSLGNLKYLQHLFLGSNQLIGRETRDQETNFISSLSNCRFLTSLYLSYNPLDIIIPGSIQNFSTSFQIFVADNCQIRGHIPMGMGFLKGLIWLDLGGNNLIGNIPFTFGGLERLQRLHLYNNKIEGLILEEICQLRNLGELDLSNNRISGFIPNCISNLSLLVKLNLSSNKLEFSIPLNIWSLKNLFLLDLSLNSLGEHLSSNMKKLDTLEYLDLSRNQITGEIPSIIGAFESLRYLDFSNNSFQGGIPQSFGNLKGLDILNLSYNNLSGAIPKSLEALPYLQYLNLSFNELVGEIPSGGPFVNFTSKSFSGNSALCGNRIFGVSPCPTIPTNQRSKMKDILLKCILPTTVAIIAFVMFVYFLRRCRKRNMEVPTSLNPLPALEHRMISYQELCQGTNNFCESNLLGVGGFGSVYKGILFDRTIVAVKVLSLQLSGAFKSFDAECKVLRTIRHRNLVKVITTCTNPEFRALVLEYMSKGNLERWLYSYNYCLDLLQRINILVDVASALDYLHHGQSESILHCDLKPTNILLDENMVAHVGDFGIAKILAENKDATHTKTLGTIGYIAPEYGFEGKVSIKTDVYSYGITLLEMITRKKPTDDLFAGDFTLRQLVKSSIPDRMMEVVDEGLLRIEDGRDAIALQSILSSILDLGLRCSEELPDIRMDIKDVLVKLNKIKSTFFENRNRVTRHT; translated from the exons ATGGTGCTCATAGGAAATCTGTTCCCTCTAATGCTACTGAGTTTTCTGTTTTTGCAGTACTCATGCATGTTTCAATTGATCCAACCTTTTAACAATTTTACTGACCAATCTGCTCTCATTGCCTTCAAATCTCATATCAGTTCTAGTCCAAATGAAACCCTCTTGGCTGCTAACTGGTCTGCACCAAACTCGGTCTGCAATTTGATTGGGGTCTCCTGCAGTCGACGTAGGCAAAGAGTCACCGCTTTAGACCTTTCCTACATGGGTCTCCATGGCACCATTTCTCCTCATATTGGTAACCTCTCCTTCCTAGTCTCACTTCATCTTTCTGACAACAGCTTCTTTGGTTTTATTCCACATGAGATCAGTCGTCTACATCGCTTGAGAATACTCATCTTGTCATTCAATCAATTGGAAGGAAGCATCCCTCCTTCCATTCATAATTGTCGAAAGCTTCGCAAGGTAAGTTTTGATTCGAACCGTCTTATTGGTGCAATTCCATCGTCATTTGGCAATTTGTCAATGTTGAAGTTCTTGAATTTGCAGCGTAATAGTCTCACTGGTCCATTTCCTCCAGTCATCTTTAACATATCTTCTCTAAACATTTTTGCTGTTACGGCTAATCACATCTCGGGAGCTCTTCCGAATGATCTTTGTGGCCGCTGTCCTAATCTTAGGATACTTCATCTCTCGAGTAACAAATTTGGCGGTCAACTCCATTCGCAATTTGATAATTGTCGGGAGCTTGAACGTTTAGGTTTGTCATACAATAAATTCGATGGGAGTATTTCAAAAGCTCTAATTGGCAGTTTACAAAAGCTTGAATTGCTGGCTCTTGGGGGTAACAACTTCACTGGTATCATACCTCATACCATAAGCAATTTGTCAATGATGCATACATTTGGAATTGAGGATAACCACATCCAAGGAAGCATTCCTACTGATTTGTGGAATCTTCAGAAGCtaattgttttggttttgggaaGTAATAACTTTAAAGGGGAAGTACCTCAAAAAATTTTCAACCTTTCTTCTTTACAACGTATCAGTTTTGAGCATAATTCCCTCTCTGGATATCTTCCATCACCAGATCATATGGGGCAATCTTGCCCTAATCttgaagaaattatattcaGTAGAAACAAACTTAGTGGCCATATCCCCTCCTATCTTTCAAATTGTTCCAAACTCATCAAAGTAGACTTTGCTGGAAACTTATTCTCTGGACCAATTCCCAAAAGTCTGGGAAACTTGAAGTACCTCCAACATCTTTTTTTGGGTTCAAATCAGCTAATAGGCCGAGAGACTAGAGATCAAGAGaccaatttcatttcatctttatCCAATTGTAGATTTTTGACAAGTTTATACTTAAGCTATAATCCATTGGATATAATAATTCCAGGTTCCATTCAAAACTTTTCTACTTCCTTTCAAATCTTTGTTGCAGACAATTGCCAAATAAGGGGTCATATTCCTATGGGAATGGGCTTTTTGAAAGGCTTGATCTGGCTTGATTTGGGAGGTAACAATTTGATTGGAAATATCCCCTTCACATTTGGTGGTTTGGAAAGATTACAAAGATTGCATCTTTACAATAACAAGATTGAAGGATTGATTCTAGAAGAGATATGCCAATTAAGAAATTTGGGAGAGTTGGATCTCTCAAACAACAGAATCTCTGGATTCATCCCAAATTGCATTTCAAACCTCAGTCTTCTAGTAAAGCTAAACTTGAGTTCTAATAAACTCGAATTTTCAATACCATTAAATATATGGAGccttaaaaatctttttttattggatcTGTCATTGAATTCCCTTGGTGAACATTTGTCTTCGAACATGAAAAAATTGGACACTCTTGAATATCTGGATTTATCAAGAAATCAAATTACTGGAGAAATTCCAAGCATCATTGGAGCATTTGAAAGCCTGAGGTATCTTGACTTTTCAAACAACTCCTTTCAAGGAGGCATTCCGCAGTCTTTTGGGAACTTAAAAGGGTTAGATATCTTAAATCTTTCTTACAACAATCTTTCTGGTGCAATTCCTAAATCCCTTGAGGCACTTCCATATCTTCAATACTTGAATTTATCTTTCAACGAGCTTGTTGGAGAGATTCCATCCGGTGGTCCTTTTGTGAACTTCACGTCGAAATCATTTTCAGGAAATAGTGCACTTTGTGGGAATCGAATTTTTGGAGTTTCACCTTGTCCAACAATTCCTACCAACCAACGATCAAAGATGAAAGATATTTTGCTCAAATGTATTCTTCCTACGACTGTGGCAATTATAGCTTTCGTAATGTTTGTTTATTTCTTGAGAAGATGTCGGAAACGTAATATGGAGGTGCCCACTTCACTTAATCCATTGCCTGCACTGGAACATAGAATGATATCATATCAAGAGCTTTGCCAAGGGACAAACAACTTTTGTGAAAGCAACTTGCTTGGAGTTGGAGGTTTTGGCTCTGTGTACAAAGGAATACTTTTTGACAGGACAATTGTTGCAGTAAAAGTTCTAAGTTTGCAACTATCGGGTGCTTTCAAAAGTTTTGATGCAGAATGCAAGGTGTTACGGACAATTCGACATAGAAACCTTGTTAAGGTCATAACTACATGCACTAATCCCGAGTTTAGAGCATTGGTGCTGGAATACATGTCGAAGGGAAACCTTGAAAGATGGTTATACTCTTATAACTATTGCTTGGATCTTCtacaaagaataaatattttggTTGATGTTGCGTCAGCCTTAGACTATCTCCACCACGGCCAATCAGAATCTATATTGCATTGTGATTTGAAGCCTACAAATATCCTTTTGGATGAGAACATGGTTGCACATGTTGGTGATTTTGGCATTGCAAAGATTTTAGCCGAAAATAAAGATGCAACACACACCAAAACTCTTGGTACCATTGGCTACATCGCAccag AATATGGATTTGAAGGAAAGGTATCCATCAAAACCGATGTCTACAGCTATGGCATAACATTGTTGGAGATGATCACGAGGAAGAAACCCACCGACGACCTGTTTGCTGGAGATTTTACTTTGAGGCAATTGGTAAAGTCATCCATTCCAGATAGAATGATGGAAGTTGTGGATGAAGGTTTACTAAGAATAGAAGATGGAAGAGACGCCATTGCCTTGCAAAGTATTCTTTCATCAATCTTGGACTTAGGCTTGAGGTGTTCTGAAGAATTACCAGATATAAGAATGGATATCAAAGATGTGTTGGTCAAGCTtaataaaatcaagtcaacTTTTTTTGAGAACAGGAACAGGGTTACTAGGCATACTTga